In a single window of the Papaver somniferum cultivar HN1 chromosome 8, ASM357369v1, whole genome shotgun sequence genome:
- the LOC113306698 gene encoding cysteine proteinase inhibitor 12-like, translating into MAMDGNGRDFFEGYQNSFESDHESSASTCTSYLGVKQECHAPGLQAVPTDDPAVKYAEDFALMSIQGRCNFLAQFELLEIIDVKAEVTEELARFHMLLKVKNENNEEKYKVEVHKNVKGKLFLNSLEPNFSCSSSRI; encoded by the coding sequence ATGGCTATGGATGGTAATGGTCGTGACTTTTTTGAAGGATATCAAAACAGTTTTGAATCTGATCATGAATCATCTGCTTCCACCTGTACTTCCTATCTAGGGGTTAAACAAGAGTGCCATGCACCTGGATTGCAAGCAGTACCCACAGATGATCCAGCAGTCAAATATGCAGAGGATTTTGCTCTGATGAGTATCCAGGGTAGATGTAATTTCTTGGCTCAATTTGAACTGCTTGAGATTATTGATGTGAAGGCTGAGGTAACTGAAGAGTTGGCCAGGTTCCATATGCTTCTCAAGGTGAAGAACGAAAACAATGAAGAGAAGTACAAGGTTGAAGTACACAAAAATGTGAAGGGTAAACTCTTTTTGAATTCGCTGGAACCCAACTTCtcgtgcagcagcagcaggattTGA
- the LOC113304163 gene encoding F-box protein CPR1-like, which yields MPYYFPRGVTPGVVVNGDLHWCADHRAGEYYEAIISFDTTNEISTEVAKLEGPMVHPVDSDSDTVTYLDTNGDTYLVDDSDFNTNDVGVLGGCLCVLHKTHGISVDIWVMQQYGVKESWTKRFTITQKFITKTSHLRVVCEFQDNEILFETDEYLVYYDPKHNTAKKLRTRGAKMSCGAEKYVSTLASLGSGTYC from the coding sequence ATGCCTTACTACTTTCCTCGTGGAGTGACACCTGGGGTGGTTGTTAACGGAGATCTTCATTGGTGTGCCGATCACAGGGCAGGTGAATACTATGAAGCTATAATTTCTTTTGATACGACTAACGAGATATCCACAGAGGTCGCGAAACTAGAAGGTCCCATGGTGCATCCAGTAGACAGTGACAGTGACACTGTCACTTATCTTGATACCAATGGTGACACATACCTTGTCGATGACAGTGATTTTAATACCAATGATGTGGGTGTTTTAGGAGGGTGCCTTTGTGTACTTCATAAAACTCATGGAATTAGTGTTGACATATGGGTAATGCAGCAGTACGGTGTTAAGGAATCGTGGACAAAACGTTTCACAATTACGCAAAAATTCATTACCAAAACAAGTCATCTGAGGGTAGTATGCGAGTTTCAGGACAATGAGATACTTTTCGAAACTGATGAGTATTTAGTTTATTACGATCCAAAGCATAATACAGCTAAGAAACTGCGGACGCGTGGTGCCAAAATGTCATGCGGTGCGGAGAAATATGTGAGTACGCTCGCTTCACTTGGTTCAGGTACTTACTGCTGA